The following are encoded in a window of Castanea sativa cultivar Marrone di Chiusa Pesio chromosome 5, ASM4071231v1 genomic DNA:
- the LOC142634515 gene encoding putative F-box protein At1g49610 has protein sequence MEEERNGSRERSAPYSPHHGTNPINSVEESSHDHRSKRRKHGPILEEEEEDRISTLPDSILLKILSSLLTKDAIKTGVLSKRWAYLWTSVPSLCFTDTSFKNADILATAMDESLLLHRAPKLTNFSVLFKYKPHLKRRVDRWVRFATTAKVDQLSLRLSASHLNPYENDMYELPQHLYADEFVFELDFHFCEIKPNGLVGWSSLKRLCIGYTDLSEDVINKVLMGSPKLEFLKLQNCIDFNRFDILLESLRKLVIDSCSLRCHEPIELEIVAPKIESLEILGDFYGMTKCQIKDGSALVEVKLDFEISIDYESDEAEEVLKDSVEVVSELFENLHQVKKLIVGEWCLKILSIMSVKNLPSPSVNCKCLTMKASVEKWDLPGIGILLQSFPYVETLVIDIISKRDFLATSLLICYDEVSHSKSKEVYFKSSLRFLKTVKIFGFRKSFHIEEVFILVVEFLLKNAKVLEKMVITEPQVMQNETHDMLLKYLQVSQKLLSFPRASPRAVVMFPF, from the exons ATGGAGGAAGAACGCAATGGTTCTAGAGAAAGGAGTGCTCCCTATTCCCCTCACCATGGTACAAACCCCATTAACTCTGTAGAAGAATCAAGCCATGATCATCGAAGCAAGCGCCGCAAGCATGGACCAatcttagaagaagaagaagaagatcgaATCAGCACCTTACCTGACTCCATCCTCCTCAAAATTCTCTCCTCTTTGCTCACTAAAGACGCTATCAAAACAGGCGTTTTGTCCAAAAGATGGGCCTATCTTTGGACCTCCGTTCCCTCTCTCTGTTTCACAGATACTTCCTTCAAAAACGCCGACATTTTGGCCACTGCCATGGATGAGTCCCTGCTCCTACACAGGGCTCCCAAACTCACAAACTTCTCCGTCCTATTCAAGTACAAGCCTCACCTAAAGCGTCGCGTCGATCGTTGGGTTCGTTTTGCCACAACTGCCAAGGTAGACCAACTTAGTCTACGTTTATCAGCTTCTCATTTAAACCCTTATGAAAATGATATGTACGAATTGCCACAGCATCTATACGCTGATGAGTTTGTTTTTGAATTGGATTTTCATTTCTGCGAAATTAAGCCTAATGGGTTAGTGGGTTGGAGTTCACTCAAGCGCTTGTGTATTGGGTACACGGACTTATCTGAAGATGTGATAAATAAAGTGTTAATGGGCAGTCCTAAACTTGAATTCTTGAAATTGCAAAATTGTATTGACTTTAATCGGTTTGATATATTGTTGGAGAGTTTGAGAAAACTGGTGATAGATTCTTGTTCTTTGAGATGCCATGAGCCGATAGAATTGGAAATTGTGGCTCCAAAGATCGAGTCTTTGGAAATTCTGGGGGATTTTTATGGTATGACGAAGTGTCAGATAAAGGATGGGTCGGCATTGGTTGAGGTTAAGCTTGATTTCGAAATATCGATAGATTATGAATCTGACGAGGCAGAGGAAGTTCTTAAGGACAGCGTTGAAGTTGTGAGTGAACTTTTTGAGAATCTGCATCAAGTGAAGAAACTTATTGTTGGCGAATGGTGTCTAAAG ATTCTATCTATAATGTCAGTGAAAAATCTGCCTTCTCCATCGGTAAATTGCAAATGTCTAACGATGAAGGCAAGCGTGGAAAAATGGGATCTTCCTGGCATTGGAATCCTGCTTCAAAGTTTCCCTTACGTGGAGACATTGGTTATAGACATAATATCCAAACGCGACTTTCTAGCAACG TCTCTATTAATATGCTATGATGAAGTGAGCCATTCAAAATCAAAGGAGGTCTATTTCAAGTCTTCACTACGATTCCTCAAGACTGTCAAGATTTTTGGTTTTAGAAAAAGTTTCCACATAGAGGAAGTATTCATTTTAGTGGTGGAATTTCTACTTAAGAATGCAAAGGTACTAGAGAAGATGGTTATCACTGAACCACAAGTTATGCAAAATGAAACACATGATATGCTACTTAAATATTTACAAGTGTCTCAAAAGTTGTTAAGCTTCCCTAGAGCCTCTCCTCGTGCAGTGGTTATGTTCCCATTTTag
- the LOC142633514 gene encoding F-box protein At5g03100-like isoform X2, translating into MEEESYGSSERSSTSSEESAPYSTDNSSHATNPMNSEEEEEEEEESSDDYPSKRRKHGPILEEEDRISTLPDSILLTILSSLCTVDSVRTGVLSKRWAYLWTFVPSLRFTDYYFRHAAHYPNFVDNVLLLHRALKLANFAVQFEYNPELKPRVDLWVRFATTAKVDQLSLHLSSCFYKLPQHLYANEFVSELDFRACEIKPNGLVRWSSLKRLCLWNLDLHQDVLNKVLLGSPRLEFLELRNCDKLNRLDIVSESLKKLVMDSYDEDYPLELEIFAPKIESLEIRGDFYGMKKCQIKNASALVEVRVDFEIRMEYEDEEQEEDHYKNCENVVRELFESLRQVKKLIVGRWCLKFLDRIYDEVNHWKSKEVYFKSLLQCLKTVKIFGFGERFHTKDVFILVVEFLLKNAKVLEKMVITEPWVMQNGIHNMQLKFLQVSQKLLSFPRSSPHAVVMFPF; encoded by the exons ATGGAGGAAGAAAGCTATGGTTCTAGCGAAAGAAGCTCGACTTCCAGCGAAGAGAGCGCTCCCTATTCCACTGATAATTCCAGCCATGCTACAAACCCCATGaattctgaagaagaagaagaagaagaagaagagtcaagCGATGATTATCCAAGCAAGCGCCGCAAACATGGACCAatcttagaagaagaagatcgaATCAGCACCTTACCTGACTCCATCCTCCTCACCATTCTCTCCTCTTTGTGCACTGTAGACTCTGTCAGAACAGGCGTTTTATCCAAAAGATGGGCCTATCTCTGGACCTTCGTTCCCTCTCTACGTTTCACAGATTATTACTTCCGACACGCCGCCCATTACCCCAATTTTGTGGATAATGTCCTGCTCCTACACAGAGCTTTGAAACTCGCAAATTTCGCCGTCCAATTCGAGTACAATCCAGAGCTAAAGCCTCGTGTCGATCTTTGGGTTCGTTTCGCCACAACTGCCAAGGTAGACCAACTTAGTCTACATTTATCGTCTTGTTTTTACAAATTGCCCCAGCATCTCTACGCCAATGAGTTTGTTTCTGAGTTGGATTTTAGAGCTTGCGAAATTAAGCCTAATGGGTTAGTACGTTGGAGTTCACTCAAGCGCTTGTGTCTTTGGAATTTGGATTTGCACCAAGATGTGCTAAATAAAGTGTTATTGGGTAGTCCTAGACTTGAATTCTTGGAATTGCGTAATTGTGATAAGCTTAATCGGTTGGATATTGTGTCCGAGAGTTTAAAGAAATTGGTGATGGATTCTTATGATGAAGACTACCCGTTGGAATTGGAAATTTTTGCTCCAAAGATCGAGTCTTTAGAAATTAGAGGGGATTTTTATGGTATGAAGAAGTGCCAGATAAAGAACGCTTCGGCATTAGTTGAGGTTAGGGTCGATTTCGAAATAAGGATGGAATATGAAGATGAAGAGCAGGAGGAGGATCATTATAAGAACTGTGAAAACGTTGTGAGGGAACTTTTTGAGAGTCTGCGTCAAGTCAAGAAACTTATTGTTGGCAGATGGTGTCTCAAG TTTCTAGACAGAATCTATGATGAAGTGAACCATTGGAAATCAAAAGAGGTCTATTTCAAGTCTTTGCTACAATGCCTCAAGACTGTCAAGATTTTTGGTTTTGGAGAAAGGTTCCACACAAAGGATGTATTCATTTTAGTTGTAGAATTTCTACTTAAGAATGCAAAGGTACTGGAGAAGATGGTTATCACTGAACCATGGGTTATGCAAAATGGAATACATAATATGCAACTTAAATTTCTACAAGTGTCTCAAAAGTTGTTAAGCTTCCCTAGATCCTCTCCTCATGCAGTGGTTATGTTCCCATTTTAG
- the LOC142633514 gene encoding putative F-box protein At1g49610 isoform X1 has protein sequence MEEESYGSSERSSTSSEESAPYSTDNSSHATNPMNSEEEEEEEEESSDDYPSKRRKHGPILEEEDRISTLPDSILLTILSSLCTVDSVRTGVLSKRWAYLWTFVPSLRFTDYYFRHAAHYPNFVDNVLLLHRALKLANFAVQFEYNPELKPRVDLWVRFATTAKVDQLSLHLSSCFYKLPQHLYANEFVSELDFRACEIKPNGLVRWSSLKRLCLWNLDLHQDVLNKVLLGSPRLEFLELRNCDKLNRLDIVSESLKKLVMDSYDEDYPLELEIFAPKIESLEIRGDFYGMKKCQIKNASALVEVRVDFEIRMEYEDEEQEEDHYKNCENVVRELFESLRQVKKLIVGRWCLKVLSIMSMKHLSSPVLNCKCLTMKTSMEKWDLPGIASLLQSSPYVETLVIDIIFSNHDLEFLDRIYDEVNHWKSKEVYFKSLLQCLKTVKIFGFGERFHTKDVFILVVEFLLKNAKVLEKMVITEPWVMQNGIHNMQLKFLQVSQKLLSFPRSSPHAVVMFPF, from the exons ATGGAGGAAGAAAGCTATGGTTCTAGCGAAAGAAGCTCGACTTCCAGCGAAGAGAGCGCTCCCTATTCCACTGATAATTCCAGCCATGCTACAAACCCCATGaattctgaagaagaagaagaagaagaagaagagtcaagCGATGATTATCCAAGCAAGCGCCGCAAACATGGACCAatcttagaagaagaagatcgaATCAGCACCTTACCTGACTCCATCCTCCTCACCATTCTCTCCTCTTTGTGCACTGTAGACTCTGTCAGAACAGGCGTTTTATCCAAAAGATGGGCCTATCTCTGGACCTTCGTTCCCTCTCTACGTTTCACAGATTATTACTTCCGACACGCCGCCCATTACCCCAATTTTGTGGATAATGTCCTGCTCCTACACAGAGCTTTGAAACTCGCAAATTTCGCCGTCCAATTCGAGTACAATCCAGAGCTAAAGCCTCGTGTCGATCTTTGGGTTCGTTTCGCCACAACTGCCAAGGTAGACCAACTTAGTCTACATTTATCGTCTTGTTTTTACAAATTGCCCCAGCATCTCTACGCCAATGAGTTTGTTTCTGAGTTGGATTTTAGAGCTTGCGAAATTAAGCCTAATGGGTTAGTACGTTGGAGTTCACTCAAGCGCTTGTGTCTTTGGAATTTGGATTTGCACCAAGATGTGCTAAATAAAGTGTTATTGGGTAGTCCTAGACTTGAATTCTTGGAATTGCGTAATTGTGATAAGCTTAATCGGTTGGATATTGTGTCCGAGAGTTTAAAGAAATTGGTGATGGATTCTTATGATGAAGACTACCCGTTGGAATTGGAAATTTTTGCTCCAAAGATCGAGTCTTTAGAAATTAGAGGGGATTTTTATGGTATGAAGAAGTGCCAGATAAAGAACGCTTCGGCATTAGTTGAGGTTAGGGTCGATTTCGAAATAAGGATGGAATATGAAGATGAAGAGCAGGAGGAGGATCATTATAAGAACTGTGAAAACGTTGTGAGGGAACTTTTTGAGAGTCTGCGTCAAGTCAAGAAACTTATTGTTGGCAGATGGTGTCTCAAG GTTCTGTCTATAATGTCAATGAAACATCTGTCTTCTCCAGTGTTAAATTGCAAATGTCTAACGATGAAAACAAGCATGGAAAAATGGGATCTTCCTGGCATTGCAAGCCTGCTTCAAAGTTCGCCTTATGTGGAGACATTGGTTATAGATATCATATTCTCCAACCACGACTTAGAG TTTCTAGACAGAATCTATGATGAAGTGAACCATTGGAAATCAAAAGAGGTCTATTTCAAGTCTTTGCTACAATGCCTCAAGACTGTCAAGATTTTTGGTTTTGGAGAAAGGTTCCACACAAAGGATGTATTCATTTTAGTTGTAGAATTTCTACTTAAGAATGCAAAGGTACTGGAGAAGATGGTTATCACTGAACCATGGGTTATGCAAAATGGAATACATAATATGCAACTTAAATTTCTACAAGTGTCTCAAAAGTTGTTAAGCTTCCCTAGATCCTCTCCTCATGCAGTGGTTATGTTCCCATTTTAG